A part of Aegilops tauschii subsp. strangulata cultivar AL8/78 chromosome 2, Aet v6.0, whole genome shotgun sequence genomic DNA contains:
- the LOC109781961 gene encoding putative chloride channel-like protein CLC-g: MSTVVGPAGDLPGTTALPGDVAPAVPAVADEHICVDVPRDGAAAGAGGEDGSGDEEQRRNRRRFLLGGQLQSNATSQVALVGTDFCPIESLDYELIENDVFKQDWRAQGRGHILRYFALKWALCFLVGALTAAAAFVANLGVENVAGAKFVVTSNRMFALRFESAFLVFLFSNLLLTMFATVLTVYVAPAAAGSGIPEVKAYLNGVDAPNIFCFKTLVVKVVGCIAAVSSSLHVGKAGPLVHTGACIASILGQGGSRKYRMTCKWLRHFKNDRDRRDLVTCGAGAGIAGAFRAPVAGVLFALETVSSRWRSALLWRAFFTTAVVAVVLRALIDICKRGRCGLFGKGGLIMFDVTSGYVNYHVIDLPPVITLAVFGGVLGSLYNFFLDKVLRLYNVINEKGRTYRLLLAATVSVCTSCCLFGLPWLAACKPCPADSREACPSIGRSGNFKKFQCPMHNYNDLASLFFNTNDDTIRNLYSNGTDHEFHITSILVFFIASYFLGIFSYGLALPSGLFVPVILTGAAYGRLVGMLIGSQSTLDHGLFAVLGSAALLGGSMRMTVSVCVVILELTNNLLMLPLVMLVLIISKTVADAFNANVYDLLVKLKGFPFLEGHAEPYMRQLSVSDVVTGPLQTFNGIEKVGRIVDILKATGHNGFPVVDEPPFSDTPLLYGLVLRSHLLVLLRKKEFISSSTASASDASKHFSPEDFAKRGSGKHDRIEDIELTAEELEMFVDLHPFTNTSPYTVVETMSLAKALILFREVGLRHLLVLPKTSKRAPVVGILTRHDFMPEHVLGLHPYLFKSRWKKVRFGKTAFSNFF, from the exons ATGTCGACGGTGGTAGGACCAGCTGGCGACCTACCCGGCACGACGGCCTTGCCCGGCGACGTTGCTCCTGCCGTTCCGGCCGTGGCCGACGAGCATATATGCGTCGATGTTCCTCGG gacggcgcggcggcgggggcgggagGCGAGGACGGCTCCGGCGACGAGGAGCAGCGGCGGAACCGGCGCAGGTTCCTCCTCGGCGGCCAGCTGCAGTCCAACGCCACCTCCCAGGTCGCGCTCGTCGGCACCGACTTCTGCCCCATCGAGAGCCTCGACTACGA GCTGATCGAGAACGACGTGTTCAAGCAGGACTGGCGGGCGCAGGGGCGGGGCCACATCCTGCGCTACTTCGCGCTCAAGTGGGCGCTCTGCTTCCTCGTCGGCgcgctcaccgccgccgccgccttcgtcGCCAACCTCGGCGTCGAGAACGTCGCCGGCGCCAAGTTCGTCGTCACCTCCAACCGCATGTTCGCGCTCAG GTTTGAATCGGCGTTTCTGGTCTTCCTGTTTTCGAATCTCCTGCTCACCATGTTCGCCACGGTGCTGACGGTGTACGTGGCGCCCGCGGCCGCCGGCTCCGGCATCCCGGAGGTGAAGGCCTACTTGAACGGCGTCGATGCGCCCAACATTTTCTGTTTCAAGACTCTGGTGGTGAAG GTTGTGGGATGCATTGCTGCAGTATCATCATCACTGCATGTGGGAAAAGCTGGTCCTCTGGTACACACAGGTGCATGCATTGCATCAATACTTGGGCAAGGCGGCTCGCGTAAATATCGCATGACATGTAAATGGCTAAGGCACTTCAAGAATGATAGGGATCGGAGGGACCTTGTCACTTGTGGTGCTGGTGCTGGTATTGCTGGTGCTTTCAGGGCTCCAGTCGCCGGAGTTCTTTTTGCTCTGGAAACAGTGTCTTCACG ATGGAGGAGTGCCCTACTCTGGCGAGCTTTCTTCACAACAGCAGTTGTTGCCGTTGTGCTTAGGGCATTAATAGACATCTGTAAAAGAGGCCGGTGTGGCTTGTTCGGGAAAGGCGGTCTTATAATGTTTGATGTGACTTCGGGCTATGtcaactatcatgtgattgattTACCTCCGGTAATCACTCTAGCAGTTTTTGGAGGAGTACTGGGGAGCTTGTACAACTTCTTCCTCGACAAGGTTCTTCGTCTCTACAATGTTATCAACGA GAAAGGTCGAACTTACAGACTACTCCTGGCTGCAACAGTCTCCGTCTGTACTTCATGTTGCCTCTTTGGCTTGCCATGGCTTGCAGCTTGCAAACCTTGCCCAGCTGACTCAAGAGAAGCTTGTCCATCAATAGGGAGATCTGGAAATTTCAAGAAGTTCCAGTGTCCAATGCATAACTACAATGACTTGGCTAGCCTGTTCTTTAACACCAATGATGACACCATTAGAAACCTCTACAGTAACGGCACTGACCATGAGTTCCATATCACCTcgatccttgtgttctttattgCATCATATTTTCTGGGCATTTTCAGCTATGGCCTCGCCTTACCATCTGGCCTTTTTGTACCAGTTATTTTAACTGGTGCAGCTTATGGTCGTCTGGTTGGCATGCTGATTGGGTCACAATCAACTTTGGATCATGGTCTTTTTGCGGTTCTTGGTTCTGCTGCCCTTCTAGGTGGATCGATGAGAATGACTGTCTCAGTCTGTGTTGTCATTCTAGAACTGACAAATAATCTGCTGATGCTTCCTCTGGTTATGCTGGTCCTTATCATATCAAAGACAGTGGCAGATGCTTTTAATGCAAACGTCTATGATCTGCTTGTTAAATTGAAGGGTTTTCCTTTTCTTGAAGGGCATGCTGAACCCTACATGCGACAACTGTCAGTTAGTGATGTTGTAACTGGTCCTCTACAGACATTCAATGGCATTGAGAAGGTTGGCCGTATCGTGGATATCTTGAAGGCAACCGGTCATAATGGTTTCCCTGTCGTTGATGAGCCACCATTTTCAGACACTCCTCTGTTATATGGTCTAGTTCTTCGGTCGCACCTGCTTGTTCTGTTGAGGAAGAAAGAGTTCATCAGTAGTTCCACAGCTTCAGCATCAGATGCTTCAAAGCATTTCTCACCTGAAGATTTTGCTAAGCGTGGTTCAGGAAAGCATGACAGAATTGAGGACATTGAATTGACTGCAGAAGAACTGGAAATGTTTGTAGACTTGCATCCTTTCACAAACACATCCCCTTACACTGTGGTTGAGACCATGTCCTTGGCTAAAGCTCTTATACTTTTTCGTGAAGTTGGATTAAGACACCTTTTGGTTCTTCCAAAAACTTCCAAG AGGGCGCCTGTTGTTGGCATATTAACACGGCATGACTTCATGCCTGAGCACGTACTGGGTCTCCATCCGTACCTGTTCAAGAGCAGATGGAAGAAGGTGCGATTTGGCAAGACAGCTTTTTCCAACTTCTTTTGA